In Deltaproteobacteria bacterium, the following proteins share a genomic window:
- the gspE gene encoding type II secretion system protein GspE has translation MVVRSVEEILIQEAGVPADTLAKARERLKPDKDLGDALRELGALDAKGWAKVQASYYGLSYRDTLSWDRQNSELLTRVPLAFAKQYQLLPCVLTDEALTVAIANPREIAALDDLRLLFHRPVQPFIVPKPVLHDALNHTYDQASQSTQALLDTLDEKVLDLDAAEWQEPRDLLEADDEAPIIRLVNSLFYQAAKERASDIHIEPFEQELLIRFRVDGILYDAVTPPRAIQPLLISRIKIMAGLHIAEKRLPQDGRIRLKIAGKDVDMRVSVIPTAFGERVVLRLLDRSSALLGLEELGLSGRNLELVNRLIYQSHGIVLVTGPTGAGKTTTLYAALSKINSSEKNILAIEDPIEYQLRGIGQMQVHPKIDLTFAAGLRSILRQDPDVIMIGEIRDAETAEIAIQAALTGHLVFSTLHTNDSFGAVSRLLDMGIESFLVSSSLLGVMAQRLVRRVCAQCRQAYVPDDSKIREVGLSPEYVAGRPFYRAGTGCEACQQKGYRGRVGIHELLVISDVVRPLVMDRVDAATIRRAATDNGMLTLRDDGAEKVLAGLTTVEEVVRVTQEEGL, from the coding sequence GTGGTTGTGCGGTCGGTGGAGGAGATTCTCATCCAAGAAGCGGGAGTCCCCGCTGATACCCTTGCGAAAGCGCGAGAACGGCTAAAGCCGGACAAAGATCTCGGTGATGCTTTGCGCGAACTCGGGGCGCTCGATGCTAAGGGCTGGGCAAAAGTCCAGGCTTCTTATTATGGCCTTTCCTATCGAGATACCCTTTCATGGGATAGGCAAAACTCGGAGTTACTGACTCGCGTTCCCTTAGCCTTTGCTAAACAGTATCAACTTCTCCCCTGCGTATTGACTGACGAAGCGTTGACTGTGGCGATTGCGAATCCTCGTGAAATCGCAGCGTTGGATGACTTACGGTTGCTGTTTCATCGACCAGTGCAGCCGTTCATTGTCCCCAAACCGGTGCTGCACGACGCATTGAATCACACCTACGATCAAGCCTCGCAATCGACGCAAGCGCTGCTTGATACGCTTGACGAAAAAGTGCTCGACCTCGATGCTGCTGAGTGGCAAGAACCCCGAGATTTGCTCGAAGCTGATGACGAAGCGCCGATCATTCGTCTCGTGAACTCACTCTTTTATCAAGCAGCGAAGGAACGAGCGAGTGATATTCATATTGAACCATTTGAGCAGGAGTTGCTGATTCGTTTTCGCGTCGATGGCATTCTGTATGACGCAGTGACACCACCGCGTGCAATTCAGCCGTTGTTGATCTCACGCATCAAGATCATGGCGGGGCTTCACATTGCTGAAAAACGGTTGCCTCAGGATGGTCGTATCCGCCTCAAAATTGCCGGCAAAGATGTGGATATGCGTGTGTCGGTGATTCCAACCGCCTTTGGTGAGCGTGTGGTTTTGCGCTTGCTTGATCGCTCTAGTGCGTTGCTTGGCCTGGAAGAGCTTGGTCTCAGTGGACGAAACTTAGAGCTGGTTAATCGCCTTATCTATCAGAGTCATGGCATTGTGTTGGTAACCGGACCAACCGGCGCGGGAAAAACCACGACACTCTACGCGGCGTTAAGTAAGATCAACTCAAGCGAGAAGAACATTCTGGCGATTGAAGATCCGATTGAGTACCAGTTGCGTGGGATAGGGCAGATGCAGGTACATCCAAAGATCGACCTCACGTTCGCGGCAGGACTGCGCTCGATTCTTCGACAAGATCCTGATGTCATCATGATCGGTGAAATCCGTGATGCTGAGACTGCGGAAATTGCCATTCAGGCTGCGCTCACTGGTCACTTGGTGTTCTCGACCTTACATACTAACGATTCATTCGGCGCGGTCTCACGGTTACTTGATATGGGGATTGAGTCATTTCTTGTGTCATCGTCACTCCTCGGAGTGATGGCGCAGCGGTTAGTACGCCGCGTGTGTGCTCAGTGTCGGCAAGCCTATGTGCCCGATGACAGCAAAATACGGGAAGTCGGCCTCTCACCAGAATACGTTGCTGGCCGTCCTTTCTACAGGGCTGGGACGGGGTGTGAGGCGTGCCAGCAAAAGGGCTATCGTGGTCGCGTTGGCATTCATGAACTGTTGGTGATT